A single window of Coffea eugenioides isolate CCC68of chromosome 7, Ceug_1.0, whole genome shotgun sequence DNA harbors:
- the LOC113777968 gene encoding LOW QUALITY PROTEIN: probable methyltransferase PMT27 (The sequence of the model RefSeq protein was modified relative to this genomic sequence to represent the inferred CDS: substituted 1 base at 1 genomic stop codon) — protein MAIGKARSNKRSSSSSRSSTLTTTILVALCMFGLWLLAPNTLIVYPRTTTRSSATTSSQLSSMSDSHQIHPTEPIPKKSQPVFQDSQGDLPEDAIQTDHGATHNDHTDESSELPNQSSTESKAQAETDNNVSEQENNGDSDSSSDDNNEAEGDDGGGGDKDNRDVKETDPDVGENPHGAESVDEQQLQNQNSEETSITQNQEAEETREEHASASAENNQEEGTSDDKLDDHQSSDNNEHEISDEDQQKRLEQHQQQEDDQVQQGKSQEDTQGTSSHDQVEHDEAPLLGGRKNPETHESQHNILHNNNSIKNISKRSQIPKESKKNSWSTQANESENQKDRRQNGQDDQDGSIINYKWQLCNVTAGQDYIPCLDNEKAIAKLRSRTHYEHRERHCPEDAPTCLVPLPKGYKKPLQWPQSRDKIWYHNVPHTKLAEVKGHQNWVKVSGEFLTFPGGGTQFIHGALHYMDFLEEAVPDIAWGKHSRVLLDVGCGVASFGGYLFERNVLAISFAPKDEHEAQVQFALERGIPAINAVMGTQRLPFPSGVFDVVHCARCRVPWHAGGGALLLELNRLLRPGGYFVWSATPVYQTLEEDVMIWNGMRLINDSLDPVYWPTVXLFAFILPEMSNLTVSMCWELVTIKKDKLNSIGAAVYHKPDSNECYDKRKHNHPPMCKSDDDPNAAWYIPLQACLHKVPIEANQRGSDWPEEWPRRLQTPPYWLNRSQMGIYGKPAPEDFTADYEHWKQVVSKLYLSGLGISWSDVRNIMDMRAVYGGFAAALKDLKVWVMNVVNIDAPDTLPIIYERGLFGIYHDWCESFSAYPRTYDLLHADRLFSRLKKRCKLIPVMAEVDRIVRPGGKFIMRDDSSTIREVENVLKSLHWEVHLTFSKNQEGILSAQKTEWRPDSYAASS, from the exons ATGGCCATAGGGAAGGCCCGCAGCAACAAGAGATCATCCAGCAGTTCACGCTCCTCCACTTTGACAACCACAATCTTGGTAGCTTTGTGTATGTTCGGATTATGGCTGCTGGCACCCAATACTCTTATTGTTTATCCACGTACAACTACTCGATCTTCCGCTACAACTTCCTCTCAATTATCCTCCATGTCCGACTCTCATCAGATTCATCCCACAGAACCTATCCCCAAGAAAAGCCAACCCGTTTTCCAAGACAGTCAGGGGGACCTCCCAGAAGATGCCATTCAAACTGATCACGGGGCAACGCATAATGACCACACAGATGAATCGTCAGAACTCCCAAACCAGAGTTCGACCGAGAGCAAAGCTCAAGCAGAAACTGACAATAATGTCagtgaacaagaaaataatgGCGATTCGGACAGCAGTAGTGACGACAACAATGAAGCAGAAGGAGatgatggtggtggtggtgataaGGACAACAGGGATGTGAAGGAAACGGATCCAGATGTTGGAGAGAATCCACACGGCGCAGAATCTGTTGATGAGCAGCAACTACAAAATCAAAACTCCGAGGAAACTTCTATTACTCAAAACCAAGAAGCTGAGGAAACAAGGGAAGAGCATGCAAGTGCTTCAGCCGAAAACAACCAAGAAGAGGGTACCAGTGACGACAAGCTTGATGACCATCAAAGTTCAGACAACAATGAGCATGAGATATCAGATGAAGATCAACAAAAACGATTGGAACAGCATCAACAGCAGGAAGATGATCAAGTCCAACAAGGAAAATCACAAGAAGATACTCAAGGAACATCAAGCCATGATCAAGTGGAACATGATGAGGCACCCTTA CTGGGGGGCCGGAAAAATCCTGAAACTCATGAAAGTCAGCATAATATTCTCCACAATAACAATTCCATAAAGAACATCTCAA AGAGATCTCAGATACCCAAGGAGTCAAAAAAGAACTCCTGGTCAACTCAAGCTAACGAATCTGAAAACCAGAAAGATAGACGACAAAATGGACAAGATGATCAAGATGGCAGTATTATTAACTACAAATGGCAACTATGTAATGTTACAGCTGGTCAGGACTACATACCATGTCTGGATAATGAGAAAGCAATCGCAAAGTTACGGAGCAGGACACATTACGAGCATCGTGAAAGGCATTGCCCAGAGGATGCCCCTACTTGTCTTGTTCCACTGCCAAAGGGATATAAAAAACCATTGCAATGGCCTCAGAGCAGAGATAAG ATATGGTATCATAACGTACCTCACACAAAGTTGGCAGAAGTCAAGGGGCATCAGAACTGGGTGAAGGTATCTGGAGAATTCCTTACTTTCCCAGGAGGTGGTACTCAATTCATTCATGGAGCACTGCATTATATGGATTTCCTAGAAGAG GCTGTTCCAGATATAGCATGGGGTAAGCATAGTCGAGTGCTGTTGGATGTTGGATGTGGTGTTGCTAGTTTTGGCGGCTACCTCTTTGAAAGAAACGTACTCGCAATATCTTTTGCACCTAAAGATGAGCATGAGGCTCAGGTTCAGTTTGCCCTTGAAAGGGGAATACCTGCAATAAATGCAGTGATGGGTACCCAGAGGCTGCCATTTCCAAGCGGAGTCTTTGATGTTGTGCACTGTGCTCGCTGCAGAGTTCCATGGCATGCTGGAG GTGGTGCTCTTCTTCTGGAATTGAATCGACTCCTCCGACCAGGAGGTTACTTTGTCTGGTCAGCTACTCCAGTGTATCAAACACTTGAAGAGGATGTTATGATATGGAACGGTATGAGGCTGATCAATGATTCTCTTGATCCTGTCTATTGGCCAACTGTCTAATTATTTGCATTTATCCTTCCAGAAATGTCCAATCTAACAGTTTCAATGTGTTGGGAGCTAGTCACTATCAAGAAGGATAAATTAAACTCTATAGGTGCTGCAGTCTATCATAAACCAGACTCAAATGAATGCTACGATAAAAGGAAGCACAACCATCCTCCAATGTGCAAAAGCGATGATGATCCTAATGCAGCCTG GTACATACCTTTGCAAGCATGCTTGCACAAAGTTCCCATTGAAGCAAATCAAAGAGGGTCAGATTGGCCAGAGGAGTGGCCTCGTCGACTTCAGACACCTCCATACTGGTTGAACAGATCTCAGATGGGAATTTATGGAAAGCCAGCTCCAGAAGACTTCACAGCAGACTATGAACATTGGAAACAGGTGGTGAGCAAGTTATATCTTAGTGGACTGGGCATCAGCTGGTCAGACGTGAGAAATATCATGGACATGAGAGCAGTATATGGGGG GTTTGCTGCAGCACTGAAGGACCTAAAAGTGTGGGTAATGAATGTGGTGAACATAGATGCTCCAGATACACTTCCCATTATCTACGAACGAGGGCTCTTTGGTATTTATCATGACTGGTGTGAATCCTTCAGCGCGTATCCCAGGACATATGACCTCCTACATGCTGATCGTCTTTTCTCAAGGCTAAAAAAGAG GTGCAAACTCATTCCGGTGATGGCAGAGGTTGACAGAATAGTTCGGCCTGGAGGTAAATTCATTATGCGCGATGACTCCAGCACAATCAGGGAAGTTGAGAATGTGTTGAAATCTCTGCATTGGGAAGTCCACTTGACTTTCTCTAAGAACCAAGAAGGTATACTTAGTGCCCAGAAAACTGAATGGCGGCCAGACTCTTATGCTGCTTCTTCATGA